The following proteins come from a genomic window of Micromonospora echinofusca:
- a CDS encoding fatty acyl-AMP ligase, whose protein sequence is MTHTSLIAALSAWADTRADEHALTFVDSAGAATSTTYGQLDEGARTVAGHLRSTAEPGDRALLLFPPGLDYVTAFLGCLYADVVAVPLYPPGPSARLDRVTSVVRDCGATHALTTAKLVEALSGLAAEPDGPAVHPIEAVRAQAAPVGPDRPGQGDLAFLQYTSGSTGDPKGVMVGHGNLTDNHRAIAAGFGITTDDVVLSWLPMYHDMGLIGTTLLPLFVGIPAILLDTYAFVRDPLRWPAEVSRFRATLSGGPNFAYQLLADRFDAGLLDGTDLSSWRIAFNGAEPVDRRTMDAFSAAYAPLGFDRRAFYPCYGLAEATLFVSGPEASTGYRASTFERNALETGRLTEATGAAGTDSVTLVSCGTPPPGTTVAVRRPDGEPCAAGEVGEICVSSGGVAAGYWGRSDSAATFAATVGGQQGTFLRTGDLGATYDGELYVAGRQKDLIIRAGRNYHPHDIETVATAGDEHLRPGGAAAFQPETGDQRVALVVEASRSGLARLRADPALLTPLTGGLRRRVATDCGLDLDDVLVVMPGAIPKTSSGKIRRRATREQFVGGRLKLVVPAVPPVAPERAAADTHPGDRPAAVEQLVRRYANLEGPELDPSLPLAALGLGSLRLIELKAAVERLVNGTLDTELFFGDRSVAELVAAAAEPGPAAVPLPAQTGAVSPASAGQVELHFYDEVSRGNRANNLAVALRLSGRVEEELLRAAIDTAVARHPALRTTLGPLGSGVQTVHDQGTVDWECRAFPDGPDEAVRAYLHERAYRPFDLVKGPLVRVGVAYPPDGTVLLVACHHAVVDHWSLQLLLAEILPRITGGDAPPATAGPGAADATDWARLQQQARLDPDRRDRVTALAQKWRPLRDLVLFPQRPASARPPRRRPDPDRHRADWIDFEVDPDVVRNLHRHAARRGFTPFVCLLAAYAEALHQVTDEPRIVIGAPHHGRTDPRFAGTVGYLVNMVPILGDLTDRPDPSALEERLWREFRAALSTADVPFSDLVRALAADRHGQNPLFQATLTLQQPVDGSDVGLSVPWLRRRRRVGAHDVETFDLPPVDAAFATSLYGALDADGLAFRLVHQRNLVSAEAAAEVCRRFSENLARLVRRPSTPLAHDPVRLS, encoded by the coding sequence ATGACGCACACCTCGCTCATCGCGGCCCTGTCAGCCTGGGCGGACACCCGGGCGGACGAGCACGCTCTGACCTTCGTCGACAGTGCCGGGGCGGCGACCAGCACCACGTACGGGCAGCTCGACGAGGGCGCCCGTACCGTGGCCGGCCACCTGCGGTCGACCGCTGAACCGGGCGACCGGGCGCTGCTGCTCTTCCCACCCGGCCTCGACTACGTCACGGCCTTCCTCGGCTGCCTCTACGCCGACGTGGTCGCGGTGCCGCTCTACCCGCCGGGCCCCAGCGCGCGCCTCGACCGTGTCACCTCCGTCGTGCGCGACTGTGGAGCCACCCACGCGCTGACCACCGCGAAGCTGGTCGAAGCGCTGTCGGGGCTGGCGGCCGAGCCGGACGGACCGGCGGTGCACCCGATCGAGGCGGTACGGGCGCAAGCCGCCCCGGTCGGACCCGACCGGCCGGGGCAGGGCGATCTCGCCTTCCTCCAGTACACCTCCGGATCGACGGGCGATCCCAAGGGGGTCATGGTCGGCCACGGCAACCTCACCGACAACCACCGGGCCATCGCCGCCGGCTTCGGGATCACCACCGACGACGTGGTGCTCAGCTGGCTGCCGATGTACCACGACATGGGTCTCATCGGCACCACGTTGCTGCCGCTGTTCGTGGGCATACCGGCGATCCTGCTCGACACGTACGCGTTCGTCCGGGATCCGCTGCGGTGGCCGGCGGAGGTGTCCCGTTTCAGGGCGACCCTCTCCGGCGGACCCAACTTCGCCTACCAGCTCCTGGCGGACCGCTTCGACGCCGGGCTGCTCGACGGGACCGACCTCAGCTCGTGGCGGATCGCCTTCAACGGCGCGGAGCCGGTGGACCGGCGGACGATGGACGCGTTCTCCGCCGCGTACGCGCCGCTCGGGTTCGACCGCCGGGCGTTCTATCCGTGTTACGGCCTGGCGGAGGCGACGCTCTTCGTCAGCGGCCCCGAGGCCTCGACCGGCTACCGCGCCAGCACCTTCGAAAGGAACGCGCTCGAAACGGGCCGGCTGACCGAGGCGACCGGAGCAGCGGGGACGGACTCGGTCACGCTGGTCTCCTGCGGCACCCCGCCACCGGGTACGACGGTCGCCGTGCGCCGCCCGGACGGCGAACCCTGCGCTGCGGGCGAGGTCGGCGAGATCTGCGTGAGTTCCGGCGGGGTGGCCGCCGGGTACTGGGGCAGGTCCGACTCCGCCGCGACGTTCGCCGCCACCGTCGGCGGCCAGCAGGGGACGTTCCTGCGTACCGGGGACCTCGGCGCGACGTACGACGGCGAACTCTACGTCGCCGGGCGCCAGAAGGACCTGATCATCCGAGCGGGCCGCAACTACCACCCGCACGACATCGAGACCGTCGCCACCGCGGGCGACGAGCACCTGCGCCCGGGCGGTGCCGCGGCGTTCCAACCGGAGACCGGTGATCAGCGGGTGGCGCTGGTGGTCGAGGCGTCCCGCAGCGGGCTGGCGCGGCTGCGCGCGGACCCCGCGCTGCTCACGCCGCTGACCGGTGGGCTGCGGCGTCGGGTGGCCACCGACTGCGGGCTGGACCTCGACGACGTGCTCGTCGTCATGCCCGGCGCGATACCGAAGACCTCCAGCGGGAAGATCCGCCGGCGTGCCACCAGGGAGCAGTTCGTCGGCGGACGGCTCAAGCTCGTCGTGCCGGCGGTCCCGCCCGTGGCACCAGAGCGGGCCGCCGCCGACACCCACCCCGGCGACCGGCCCGCCGCCGTGGAACAGCTCGTCCGGCGGTACGCGAACCTCGAAGGGCCCGAGTTGGACCCGTCGCTGCCGCTGGCGGCGCTGGGACTCGGTTCGCTGCGACTGATCGAACTCAAGGCGGCGGTCGAGCGGTTGGTGAACGGCACCCTGGACACCGAGCTGTTCTTCGGCGACCGGTCGGTGGCCGAGCTGGTCGCCGCCGCCGCGGAGCCCGGCCCGGCCGCCGTACCGCTGCCGGCGCAGACCGGCGCGGTGAGCCCCGCCTCGGCCGGCCAGGTCGAGCTGCACTTCTACGACGAGGTGTCCCGCGGCAACCGGGCGAACAACCTGGCGGTCGCCCTGCGCCTCTCCGGCCGCGTCGAGGAGGAACTGCTGCGTGCCGCGATCGACACGGCCGTCGCTCGGCACCCCGCGCTGCGCACGACCCTCGGACCCCTCGGCTCCGGCGTCCAGACAGTTCACGACCAGGGCACGGTCGACTGGGAGTGCCGGGCCTTCCCGGACGGCCCCGACGAGGCGGTACGGGCCTACCTGCACGAGCGGGCATACCGCCCCTTCGACCTCGTGAAGGGCCCGTTGGTGCGGGTGGGGGTCGCGTACCCGCCGGACGGCACGGTGCTTCTCGTGGCGTGTCATCACGCGGTCGTCGACCACTGGTCGCTCCAGCTCCTGCTCGCCGAGATCCTGCCCCGGATCACGGGCGGCGACGCCCCGCCGGCCACGGCGGGACCGGGCGCGGCGGACGCCACCGACTGGGCCCGGTTACAGCAGCAGGCGCGACTCGATCCCGACCGGCGGGACCGGGTCACGGCCCTGGCGCAGAAGTGGCGGCCCCTGCGTGACCTCGTCCTCTTTCCGCAACGACCCGCCTCAGCCCGGCCGCCACGACGACGACCGGACCCGGACCGGCACCGGGCCGACTGGATCGACTTCGAGGTCGACCCGGACGTCGTACGGAACCTCCACCGGCACGCGGCGCGGCGCGGCTTCACCCCCTTCGTCTGCCTGCTGGCCGCCTACGCCGAGGCCCTGCACCAGGTGACCGACGAGCCGCGGATCGTGATCGGCGCGCCGCACCACGGGCGCACCGACCCGCGCTTCGCCGGCACCGTCGGCTACCTGGTCAACATGGTGCCCATCCTCGGTGACCTGACCGACCGGCCCGATCCGTCGGCGCTCGAGGAACGCCTGTGGCGGGAATTCCGGGCGGCACTGTCGACCGCGGACGTTCCCTTCAGCGACCTGGTCCGGGCACTCGCTGCGGATCGGCACGGCCAGAATCCGCTCTTCCAGGCGACGTTGACGCTCCAGCAGCCGGTGGACGGCAGCGACGTGGGACTGTCCGTGCCCTGGCTCCGCCGACGGCGACGGGTCGGCGCCCACGACGTCGAGACGTTCGACCTGCCACCCGTGGACGCCGCCTTCGCGACGAGCCTCTACGGCGCCCTCGACGCGGACGGACTCGCGTTCCGCCTCGTCCACCAACGCAACCTCGTGTCCGCGGAGGCGGCAGCCGAGGTGTGCCGGCGCTTCTCCGAGAATCTCGCCCGGTTGGTCCGACGGCCGTCCACACCACTCGCTCACGACCCGGTTCGACTCAGCTAA
- a CDS encoding amino acid adenylation domain-containing protein, whose protein sequence is MTASDGAVGNLVESFDEVVRRDPDSIAVCCADRRMSYAEVAARSTALAAAIRARVDDPSRPVLLLLPRSADMVVAGLAVLRVGAAYVPVDPSTPAARLRLIVADAAPSLVLTTPELAELLPPDTPVMGPQDVAQDRSDDTDGRCPAAWDTRAYVIYTSGTTGRPKGVEVSHGNVLRLIRVTRPQFGFGAGDVWTMFHSFAFDFSVWEMWGALLSGGRLVVVGQDVARDPVAFRALLADEQVTMLSQTPTAFNSLVAHETSQPDRLPLKWVVFGGEALRFGGLRPWVDRYGDQQPQLVNMYGITETTVHSSYRRVLAADLTSTASLIGRPLPDLGFLLWDERGRPVAPGRTGEIVVTGPGVATGYLGQPEATGERFLDLTVDGRPVRGYRSGDLARLTPAGEYEYLGRADDQVKIRGHRVELGEIHAALTAVPGVGQVAVTVRRARPQRNPVVKQEAVSGRISSVRSLVRAGQPASGTGNDRTQIVAYVTHDPGCELGEVPELLRASLPSYMLPAFVVPVPEIPVNANGKVDFTLLPAPTAANQLRAPTATEPVADASSATAQRAICALFEEVLGVEGVGPDDSFFGIGGDSIIAVQLRAAAANRGMTLDLADIYELKTPRALAAYAVATDESVDPPVEPFSLVDPADRALLPAGAVDAYPLATLQAGVLFHSAYAEGVNMYCDIFMFRLRARFDHDAMSRALARVTERHEILRTSFHLSGFSQPLQVVHAQARTPLTVADLSRLDEDRQLAEFEAWQRREMSNPYDWARPPLVRFTAHLLGPDEFMFSMSFHDTMFDGWSETSLLAEILVDYWQDLRGIASHDRALPVRRYADFIAKEQAVLRDEAVREFWRQELADVEPSLLPRLARGSGAVHEGRMGFLSADLPAELSDRLHQLAAACGVSVKHVVMAVHSRVVMALTGRDDVVLGVAANGRIEEEGGTEVIGLHLNLVPFRLRPRGRTWRDLIAATSDKERELLPVRRFPHAEMLRLAGVPELTDIMFNYTHFHGYERLAHATGIEVVDGFGYIQTNFTLRAEFNKDPFSRLLTLDLEANMERISADQLHEVADIFLRALTSVVDQPDDEPTQVALLGEQRYRALLAISRGPVEPATATGFLDRMAHSVQTFPDEVAAICRGREITYRELAAHVERVAGWLRERQVGHGTVVGLASGRNIDYLVVTLAILRLGAVYLPLPQGPAARVARMVQRAQARLVVCDETHRAALAAIGEVELVDLADVLAAAAGTPVALGPAPSGRDSAYIIFTSGSTGEPKGALIRHDGMLNHLDAKIQQLDLRPGDRLAQDAAATFDISVWQFLAPLAVGATTVIYPDEIGQDAASLLRAVAEDGVTVLEVTPSVLNIMCAELAFYGVDAFPPFRLRWVASQAETLTPQSANTFRRLLPEVGLLNMWGTTETSDDVLHHLVAADVDERDASVPIGRPVRNTALYVLDGGREPVPTGTPGELYAGGICVGGGYLNDPDRTAAVFVSDPFAVDGDAIMYRTGDRGRRLADGSVEFLGRIDNQLKIRGNRVELDEVSRALAGVEGVQESVVIVRQSADGGKQLAGFYVPEVLSGGAGGAAEGSLVRRDLRPEEVRSGLSQVLPRNAIPDFLVRIDQLPRTSHGKVDTRSLAVTALSPVDEPTEESCAPMTSTEEAVAEIWASVLSGRRPGPQVSFFDLGGHSLHATQVLARLRDRLGVRLPIRELFENPTLRGFAARVEAALTDDRESGVPIPARPAGLREFPLSMAQSSLWYLDQLDSDGAYTDGYLLHLRGDLDVTALRTAVDRLVARHEVLSSRIVERDGVPLLVVDPEAKPRLRVRQATDAVVAQGDTEAMLEYVRQRATRRIDLGGVLTEATLYRFSDRDHVLEWTSHHVVTDGWSNEVILREIAESYAAHRAGREADLAPLPIQYGDYSRWQQNYLESAPARREGDFWRSYLKGYDGELALATDLERTEDRARAAGQHRREWDESLSAEVRAFAQQHHVTLFMVVHAVSAVLMAKLAQQSDVVIGAAVAGRHPAETKDLVGFFANTVPFRYQVDPEHSARAMIAAVRDSALNALDHQSLPLQKIVDLVGAPRRPGVSPLVQVVVSVARSMRGAAALPGLDTSVTQLGAQTSRFDLLLHFTDDDRIGLTIEYDRSLFTPGAIDRLARAADRLLRFFSGSPDRPVEEATLVDDEDRGALGELWREVSGQSLEIDHRATATLIDSPHWGAYVSRVEAAGLIVPLVLAL, encoded by the coding sequence ATGACTGCTTCCGATGGTGCCGTCGGTAATCTGGTGGAGTCGTTCGACGAGGTCGTCCGACGTGACCCGGACAGCATCGCGGTGTGCTGCGCAGACCGGCGGATGTCGTACGCCGAGGTGGCCGCCCGGTCGACGGCTCTCGCCGCGGCGATCAGGGCGCGCGTCGACGACCCGTCCCGGCCGGTGCTGCTGCTCCTGCCGCGTTCGGCGGACATGGTGGTCGCGGGCCTGGCCGTGCTGCGGGTGGGCGCGGCGTACGTGCCGGTCGATCCGTCCACTCCCGCCGCCCGGCTGAGGCTGATCGTGGCGGACGCGGCGCCCTCGCTGGTGTTGACGACGCCCGAGCTGGCGGAGCTGCTGCCGCCGGACACCCCGGTGATGGGGCCGCAGGACGTCGCGCAGGACCGGAGCGACGACACCGACGGGCGGTGCCCTGCCGCCTGGGACACCCGCGCCTACGTGATCTACACCTCGGGCACCACCGGGCGGCCGAAGGGCGTGGAGGTCAGCCACGGCAACGTGCTGCGCCTGATCCGGGTCACCCGGCCGCAGTTCGGCTTCGGCGCCGGGGACGTCTGGACGATGTTCCACTCGTTCGCCTTCGACTTCTCCGTCTGGGAGATGTGGGGGGCGCTGCTGTCCGGTGGCCGGCTGGTCGTCGTGGGACAGGACGTCGCACGGGACCCGGTCGCCTTCCGGGCGTTGCTCGCCGACGAACAGGTGACGATGCTCAGCCAGACGCCCACCGCCTTCAACAGCCTGGTGGCGCACGAGACCTCCCAGCCCGACAGGCTGCCGCTCAAGTGGGTGGTCTTCGGCGGTGAGGCACTGCGCTTCGGTGGCCTCCGGCCCTGGGTGGACAGGTACGGCGACCAGCAGCCGCAGCTGGTCAACATGTACGGCATCACGGAGACGACGGTCCACTCCTCGTACCGCAGGGTCCTCGCGGCCGACCTGACGAGCACGGCCAGCCTCATCGGCCGTCCGCTGCCGGATCTCGGCTTCCTGCTCTGGGACGAGCGGGGCCGGCCGGTGGCCCCGGGCCGGACCGGTGAGATCGTCGTGACCGGGCCAGGGGTGGCCACCGGATACCTGGGCCAGCCCGAGGCGACCGGCGAGCGGTTCCTCGACCTGACCGTCGACGGCAGGCCCGTGCGGGGATACCGCTCCGGTGACCTCGCGCGCCTGACCCCCGCCGGGGAGTACGAGTACCTGGGACGGGCCGACGACCAGGTCAAGATCCGTGGGCACCGGGTCGAGCTCGGGGAGATCCACGCGGCGCTGACCGCGGTACCCGGCGTCGGGCAGGTCGCGGTGACCGTCCGCCGGGCGCGGCCGCAGCGCAATCCGGTGGTGAAGCAGGAGGCGGTGTCGGGCCGGATCTCCTCGGTGCGCAGTCTCGTCCGGGCCGGGCAGCCGGCGTCGGGCACCGGCAACGACCGGACGCAGATCGTCGCGTACGTGACCCACGACCCCGGCTGCGAGCTGGGGGAGGTCCCGGAACTGCTGCGGGCGAGCCTGCCGTCGTACATGCTTCCGGCGTTCGTCGTCCCGGTGCCGGAGATTCCCGTGAACGCCAACGGGAAGGTCGACTTCACGCTCCTGCCCGCACCGACCGCGGCCAACCAGCTCCGGGCGCCGACGGCCACGGAGCCGGTCGCCGACGCCTCGTCGGCGACCGCGCAGCGGGCGATCTGCGCGCTGTTCGAGGAGGTGCTCGGCGTCGAGGGGGTGGGACCCGACGACTCCTTCTTCGGCATCGGCGGGGACTCCATCATCGCGGTGCAGCTGCGTGCGGCCGCGGCGAACCGCGGGATGACGCTGGACCTGGCGGACATCTACGAGCTGAAGACGCCGCGTGCGCTGGCCGCGTACGCGGTCGCCACCGACGAGTCGGTCGACCCGCCGGTCGAGCCGTTCAGCCTCGTCGACCCGGCGGACCGGGCGCTCCTGCCGGCCGGCGCGGTGGACGCCTACCCGTTGGCCACCCTCCAGGCCGGCGTGCTGTTCCACAGCGCGTACGCCGAGGGCGTCAACATGTACTGCGACATCTTCATGTTCCGGTTGCGCGCCAGGTTCGACCACGACGCCATGAGCCGCGCGCTCGCGCGGGTGACCGAGCGCCACGAGATCCTGCGGACGTCGTTCCACCTGTCCGGCTTCTCGCAACCGCTCCAGGTCGTCCACGCGCAGGCCCGCACCCCGCTGACCGTGGCGGACCTGAGCCGCCTCGACGAGGACCGGCAGCTGGCCGAGTTCGAGGCCTGGCAACGCCGGGAGATGAGCAACCCGTACGACTGGGCGCGGCCGCCACTGGTCCGGTTCACGGCGCACCTGCTCGGCCCGGACGAGTTCATGTTCTCCATGAGTTTCCACGACACGATGTTCGACGGGTGGAGCGAGACGTCACTGCTCGCGGAGATCCTCGTCGACTACTGGCAGGACCTGCGGGGCATCGCGTCGCACGACCGTGCCCTGCCCGTGCGCCGGTACGCCGACTTCATCGCCAAGGAACAGGCCGTGCTCCGCGACGAGGCGGTGCGGGAGTTCTGGCGGCAGGAGCTGGCCGACGTCGAGCCGAGCCTGCTGCCCCGCCTGGCCCGGGGCTCCGGCGCCGTCCACGAGGGGCGGATGGGCTTCCTCAGCGCGGACCTCCCGGCGGAACTCTCCGACCGCCTGCACCAGCTCGCCGCCGCCTGCGGGGTGTCGGTCAAACACGTGGTGATGGCCGTCCACTCGCGGGTGGTGATGGCGCTCACGGGACGCGACGACGTCGTGCTCGGCGTCGCCGCCAACGGGCGGATCGAGGAGGAGGGCGGCACCGAGGTCATCGGCCTGCACCTCAACCTCGTACCCTTCCGGCTCCGGCCACGGGGTCGCACCTGGCGCGACCTGATCGCGGCGACCAGCGACAAGGAGCGGGAGCTGCTGCCGGTGCGGCGCTTCCCGCACGCCGAGATGCTCCGTCTCGCCGGTGTACCCGAGCTGACCGACATCATGTTCAACTACACCCACTTCCACGGCTACGAACGGCTCGCCCATGCCACGGGCATCGAGGTGGTGGACGGCTTCGGCTACATCCAGACGAACTTCACCCTGCGGGCCGAGTTCAACAAGGATCCGTTCAGTCGACTGCTCACGCTCGACCTCGAAGCGAACATGGAGCGGATCTCGGCGGACCAGCTCCACGAGGTGGCGGACATCTTCCTGCGGGCGCTGACGAGCGTCGTCGACCAGCCGGACGACGAGCCGACCCAGGTCGCGCTGCTCGGTGAGCAGCGGTACCGGGCGTTGCTGGCGATCTCACGCGGGCCGGTCGAGCCGGCGACGGCGACGGGCTTCCTCGACCGGATGGCCCACTCGGTGCAGACGTTCCCTGACGAGGTGGCCGCCATCTGCCGCGGCCGCGAGATCACCTACCGGGAGCTCGCCGCACACGTCGAGCGGGTGGCCGGATGGCTGCGCGAACGGCAGGTGGGTCACGGCACCGTGGTCGGCCTGGCCAGCGGCCGGAACATCGACTACCTCGTCGTCACCCTCGCCATCCTCCGCCTCGGCGCGGTGTACCTGCCGCTGCCGCAGGGCCCCGCCGCACGCGTTGCCCGCATGGTCCAACGGGCGCAGGCGAGGCTGGTGGTGTGCGACGAGACGCACCGCGCCGCGCTGGCCGCGATCGGTGAGGTGGAGCTGGTGGATCTGGCGGACGTCCTCGCCGCCGCTGCCGGCACCCCGGTCGCGCTCGGCCCGGCACCGAGCGGTCGGGACAGCGCGTACATCATCTTCACGTCGGGATCCACGGGCGAGCCCAAGGGCGCCCTGATCCGGCACGACGGCATGCTCAACCACCTCGACGCCAAGATCCAGCAACTGGACCTGCGGCCCGGCGACCGGCTGGCCCAGGACGCCGCCGCCACCTTCGACATCTCCGTCTGGCAGTTCCTCGCGCCACTCGCCGTCGGTGCCACGACCGTGATCTACCCGGACGAGATCGGTCAGGACGCGGCGTCGCTGCTGCGGGCCGTCGCCGAGGACGGGGTCACCGTGCTGGAGGTGACGCCCTCCGTGCTCAACATCATGTGCGCCGAACTCGCGTTCTACGGCGTCGACGCGTTCCCTCCGTTCCGCCTGCGCTGGGTCGCCTCGCAGGCGGAGACGCTGACCCCACAGTCCGCCAACACGTTCCGCCGGCTGCTTCCCGAGGTGGGGCTGCTGAACATGTGGGGGACGACCGAGACGTCCGACGACGTCCTGCACCACCTCGTCGCGGCGGACGTCGACGAGCGGGACGCCTCCGTCCCCATCGGACGGCCCGTGCGCAACACCGCCCTGTACGTGTTGGACGGCGGCCGCGAGCCGGTGCCCACCGGCACGCCGGGAGAGCTGTACGCCGGCGGGATCTGCGTCGGCGGCGGCTACCTCAACGACCCCGACCGGACCGCAGCGGTCTTCGTCAGCGACCCCTTCGCCGTCGACGGGGACGCCATCATGTACCGCACCGGTGACCGCGGCCGTCGGCTGGCGGACGGCTCGGTGGAGTTCCTCGGCCGGATCGACAACCAGCTCAAGATCAGAGGGAACCGGGTCGAACTGGACGAGGTCAGCCGCGCCCTCGCCGGTGTCGAGGGCGTCCAGGAGAGTGTGGTGATCGTCCGGCAGTCCGCCGACGGCGGCAAGCAACTCGCCGGGTTCTACGTACCGGAAGTGCTCTCCGGCGGCGCCGGCGGTGCGGCCGAGGGCTCCCTGGTCCGCCGGGACCTGCGGCCCGAGGAGGTCCGCTCCGGGCTCAGCCAGGTCTTGCCACGCAACGCCATCCCGGACTTCCTCGTCCGCATCGACCAGTTGCCGCGGACGAGCCACGGCAAGGTCGACACCCGCTCGCTGGCGGTGACGGCCCTCTCCCCGGTCGACGAACCGACCGAGGAGAGCTGTGCCCCGATGACCTCGACGGAGGAGGCCGTCGCCGAGATCTGGGCCTCCGTGCTGTCCGGTCGCCGGCCCGGGCCCCAGGTCAGCTTCTTCGACCTGGGCGGCCACTCCCTGCACGCGACGCAGGTCCTCGCCCGGCTGCGCGACCGTCTCGGGGTCCGCCTGCCGATCCGGGAGCTGTTCGAGAACCCGACGCTGCGGGGTTTCGCCGCCCGGGTCGAGGCGGCGCTGACGGACGACCGGGAGTCGGGCGTGCCGATCCCGGCGAGGCCCGCCGGCCTGCGGGAGTTCCCGCTGTCCATGGCGCAGTCGAGCCTCTGGTACCTCGACCAGCTCGACTCCGACGGCGCCTACACCGACGGTTACCTTCTGCATCTTCGTGGCGACCTCGACGTGACGGCGCTGCGGACGGCCGTCGACCGGCTCGTCGCGCGGCACGAGGTGTTGTCCAGCCGGATCGTCGAACGCGACGGTGTGCCGCTGCTGGTCGTGGATCCCGAAGCGAAGCCGCGCCTGCGGGTCCGGCAGGCCACTGACGCGGTGGTCGCGCAGGGGGACACCGAGGCGATGCTGGAGTACGTCCGGCAGCGGGCGACGCGGCGCATCGACCTCGGTGGTGTGCTGACCGAGGCGACCCTGTACCGCTTCTCCGACCGGGACCACGTCCTCGAATGGACGAGCCACCACGTCGTCACCGACGGCTGGTCCAACGAGGTGATCCTGCGGGAGATCGCGGAGTCGTACGCGGCCCACCGGGCGGGACGGGAGGCGGACCTCGCCCCGCTCCCGATCCAGTACGGCGACTACTCCCGCTGGCAGCAGAACTACCTCGAATCGGCGCCGGCCCGACGCGAGGGCGACTTCTGGCGGTCCTACCTGAAGGGTTACGACGGGGAACTCGCCCTCGCGACCGACCTGGAGCGGACCGAGGACCGTGCGCGGGCCGCGGGCCAGCACCGCCGGGAGTGGGACGAGAGCTTGTCCGCCGAGGTGAGGGCGTTCGCGCAGCAACACCACGTGACCCTCTTCATGGTCGTGCACGCCGTCAGCGCGGTGCTGATGGCCAAGCTCGCCCAGCAGTCGGACGTGGTGATCGGTGCGGCCGTCGCCGGTCGGCACCCGGCGGAGACGAAGGACCTCGTCGGCTTCTTCGCCAACACCGTGCCGTTTCGCTACCAGGTCGACCCGGAGCACAGCGCGCGGGCCATGATCGCAGCGGTCCGGGACAGCGCCCTGAACGCCCTGGATCACCAGAGCCTGCCGTTGCAGAAGATCGTGGACCTCGTGGGAGCACCCCGCCGACCCGGAGTCAGCCCCCTGGTCCAGGTCGTGGTCTCCGTCGCCCGGTCGATGCGCGGTGCCGCCGCGCTGCCGGGGTTGGACACGAGCGTGACCCAGCTGGGCGCGCAGACGAGCCGCTTCGACCTGTTGCTGCACTTCACCGACGACGACCGGATCGGGCTGACCATCGAGTACGACCGGTCGCTGTTCACTCCGGGGGCCATCGACCGGCTGGCCAGGGCGGCCGACCGGCTGCTGAGGTTCTTCTCGGGCAGCCCGGACCGGCCGGTGGAGGAGGCGACACTCGTCGACGACGAGGACCGCGGGGCGCTCGGGGAGCTCTGGCGGGAGGTGAGCGGCCAGTCCCTCGAGATCGACCACCGCGCGACGGCGACCCTCATCGACTCCCCGCACTGGGGCGCGTACGTGTCGCGGGTCGAAGCGGCAGGGCTGATCGTCCCGCTGGTGCTCGCCCTGTGA